The Mycolicibacterium cosmeticum sequence CGATCGGATGGGGCACCGCGGCTTCGGCCCGCGACCATGACGCCAGCCACGCATCGTCGGCACGGCCGGTGAGCACCAGGATCGGCGGGCAGTCGGTGACCTCGTCCTTCAGCTGCTTGGCCAGCCCCAGTCCGCCGGCGGGCGTCGCCTCACCGTCCAGGATGGCCAGACCGAAGTCCCCATCGGCGATCTGCTCGACGACCATCGGTGCGGTCGCGACATCGAGATAACTCAACTCGGGCAGGTCAGGGTGCACCCGGCGGCCGAGTGCGGACCGCACGGCGTCACGGGTGCGGGGGTTGGAGCTGTACACGAGAATCCGGACCTGCGCATCGGTGTCGGCCACGCTGCGATGCTACGACTGCCGGACGAACACCGCGGTGGCTTCGATGTTCACCGCTTCGCCCATCATGCCCAGCAGATTGCCGTCGACGCCGTAGTGCAGCCGGTTCAAGGTGGTGGTGGTCTGCAGCCGCAGCGCACCGTCACCGGCGGACCGCACATGGGTGGCGAGCTCGAGGTCGCGCTGCGTGTCCTTGACCGACAGCGTGGCCTGCAGCAGCACCCATCCCGTGCCGGTGACCTCACCGGAGTGCACCACCACGGTGATGCTGGGAAATCTCTGTACGTCGAAGAAGTCGGGGGAACGCAGATGCGTGTCGCGTTTACCGATCCCGGTCTTCAGCGACGCCGCGTCGATGTCCAGCCGGCCGGTCACGTCGATGCCGTCCGCGGCGGCGGCGACCCGCCCGGATCCCGTGACGCCGCCGAAGGTGCCCTTGACGTGGGCCAGGCCCCAGAAGGTCGGGCTGTGGAACTCGATCCTGGTGCGTTGCGGGTCCAGCCGCCAGTCGCCGATCCAGTTGGTGTCCGTCATGCCATCAACGGTGCCATATCCGCCGGGTCGAAATACTCGTCGATCCGGGTGATCAGGCCGTCGTCACCCACTTTGATGACGATGCAGACCCGCAGTGCGATCGAGCCACCGGTGACGACCTCGGCGTGCAGCAGGTGCTGCTGCACGAAACCGCCGTCGAAAAGCTGTCGGTCCAGGATCTCGTACCGGCGGGCGGTGGTGCGGTCGAGGAACCACCGGATGACCTTGAGGGCACGCCGGCGGTCATTGTCGTGGGTGTCGCCGCTGTGCCACACCGCGACGTCCTCGGCCCACAGCGCCTCGACCCCGGCGTAGTCGCCGGCCTCGATGGCACCGAACAACTGGTTCGCCACGTCGGCGATCATCTGCCCTCCTGCGGGTTGACCTCAAGCATTATTCAGGTTGAAGACTGGACGCCATGAGAGAACGTTTCACGGCCGCATACCAGACGAACACCGCGCCCTGGGTGATCGGTGAACCCCAGCCCGCCATCGTGGAATTGGAGCGATCCGGTGTGCTGCACGGCCGCATCCTGGACGTGGGCTGTGGTCTCGGCGAGCACACCATCCTGCTGACCCGGCTGGGCTACGACGTCCGCGGGATCGATTACGTCGCCGAGGCGATCGCGCAGGCCCGACGCAATGCGCAGGACAAGGGCATCGATGCGCGCTTCGAGGTGGCCGATGCGCTCGACCTGCCCGCCGACCCGAGCTACGACACGATCGTCGACAGCGCGCTGTTCCACATCTTCTCCGACGACGACCGGCCCCGCTACGTCGCAAGCCTGCACCGCGCGTGCGCGCCCGGCGGCCGGGTACACGTGCTGGCCCTCTCCGACGCCGGGCGCGGGTTCGGGCCGCAGGTCGGCGAAGCGACGATCCGCTCGGCCTTCGGCACCGGCTGGGAACTGGAACGGCTGGACACCACCACCTACCGGGGTGTGGTGGGGGAGGCGCACGCCGAACCGCTCGGCCTCCCGGTGGGGACCGTCGTCGACGAGCCGGCCTGGCTGGCCACCGTGCGCCACCTCTAGCTCACTCCCGCTCGTAACCGGGATGCGCGACGGCCAGCCGATGCGCCACCAGTGCGCGCAGCGCGGGCAGCACCTCATCCCCGGTGGCGCCGGATCTGATGGCCGCGGCCAGCGCGGCCTCGTCGTCGAACCCCAGTTCCTCCAGCGCCCGGAGCGGGGCGGCGGCGGTGGTGTCTGTGGCGTCGGCGAGCAATTCACGTTCGACCATGCGCAACACATTGGCCGCCACCCGGGCCTGGAAGTTCAGGGCGTCGGTGAGCTGACCACTCTCGCGCACCTCGGTTTCCAGGAACTCCGCGACCGCCGCGACGAGTTCGGCCGCCGTCGGCTTGTAGTGCAGATTCATGGGCCCTCCAACGTCACTGGCCCGCCAACAAGGACAGCAGGTCGTACTCGGTCTCGCACACCCGGCGCCCGATGGCCGCCAGTTCCACCGACCGGGTCTGCCCGCAGCGGTGCCGCTCGTACTGGTAGCGACAGATGACGCCCCAGCGCAGGGTGGCCAACACCAGCCACCAGTGCAGCGCACCGCGGTCGATCGCGGCGCCGTCGGCATCCTGGTAGGCGGTGACGAAATCGTCGATGCTGCCCAGGCCGCCCGCGGCGAGTTCCCGGGGAGCGCCGAACCGCCAGGCCCGGATACAGAACCACGCCAGGTCTTCGGCGGCCGCCCCGAGGTGGGTGAGCTCCCAGTCCAGGACCGCCGCCAACCGACCGTCGTCGACGATCAGATTGCCCATCCGGAAATCGCCGTGCACCAGCACGGGCGGGGCCGGCGCGGGGCGGTGGTGTTCCAGCCAGCGGAACGCGTACTCGAAAGTGGCCGTGGTGTCGCCCATCTCGTCGAGCTGGCGGCGGGCGTCCTGCAGCGGATCGGCCATCGGCAGTCCGATGCCGTCGGGCTCGGCGCGGTGAATGCTCGCCAGCGCGCCGGCACACTGTTTCAGCAGCGCGGCCCGGGATGTGCCGTCGAGCGTGCGGGCGATCTTGCGGACGATGGTCTCGCCCTCGACGAACTCGCACACCAGATACGGATTTCCCAGCGGCTCGGTCGAATTGGACGCGGCCAGGACGGCGGGCACCGGGGCCCCGGCCGCGGCGGCGCGGCGCAGTGCCGCGGCCTCCAACTCCATCCCGGCGTGGATCTCGTCGGGCGGGCCGGTGCGCAGGATCAGCGGCCGGTCGTCGGCGGTGAAGGCCCAGGTGGCCCGGCTGGCGCCGCCGGTGAGCACGCGCAGGTCCGCCACGCGGCTCGCACCGAGAACCGACTCCAGTGCCGTCGGCAAGGCCTGGGTGTCGATCACGTGCGGCCGAACTTGAGCATCCGTTGGGCGACGCGGCGGATCTGGATTTCCTCGGCCCCCTCCGTGATCCGGTACCGGCGGTGGTGCCGGTAGATGTGCTCGAACGGTTCGTGCCTGCTGTACCCGATGCCGCCGTGGATCTGCATGGCTCGGTCGGCCGCCTCGCACACCAAGCGGTTGGCCCGGTAGTTGGCCATCGACACCTTGTCCGAGACCTCCATGTGGTGATCCCGGTCCAGATGCCACGCCACGTAATACACCAGCAGCCGCACCATCTGCGCCTCGGTCTGCAACTCGGCCAGCGGCCACTGCACCGCCTGGTTCACCGCCAGCGGCTTGCCGAAAACCACGCGTTCGCCGGCGTATCGGGCCGCCCGGTCGATGCAGTACTGCGCGGCACCGAGACTGCTGGCGGCCTGCCGGATCCGGTTCTCGTGCAGGAACGTCTGGCCGACCTCCAGGCCGTGGTCCACCTCGCCGAGCACGGCGTCGTCGGGCACCCGGACGTTGGTGAGTTCGACCTCGCCGTGGTCGCTGGGCATGTTGAACGTCCACCAGTAGTAGGGGACGTGAAACCCCGGCGCGTCGGTGGGCACCAGGAAGGCGGTGATGCCGGTGGCCGATCCGTCCTGCCCCGAGGTGCGCGCAAAGATGAGGTCGTGCGTGGCGCGGTGCACCCCGGTGTTCCAGCGCTTGGCGCCGTTGATGATCCAGCCGTCGCCGTCGCGGACCGCGGTGGTCTCCAGCCAGGTGGCGTCGCTGCCGTGGTTGGGCTCGGTCAGGCCGAAGGCCATGGAGCGCTGCCCGGTCAGCATCGCCTCGACCCACTCGGCCTTCTGCGCGTCGGTGCCGAACCGGCTCATCATGATGACCTGCGGGAAATTCCCGACGATCGACGACTCGTCCTGCAGATCGTTGTGCAGGCCCAAACCCTTGTGCGCCAGATGCTCCCGGATGACGGCCATGTCCAGGTTGCTGCCGCCGCGGCCGCCGAACTCTTCGGGTAATCCGTAGCGCAGCCAGCCCGCCGCGTCGGCGCGGCGGCGCATCTCGTCGAGCAGGTCCTCCCATTCCCTGGCCGGCACGCCACCACCCGCCAGGTCGGTGCGCGCGAACTCGCGACGCCGGTCGAAGTACTGCATGTGCTCGCGTTCCAGTGGCTTGATCTCGGCCTCGATGAACGCGTCCATCTCGGCCAGCAGCCCCGGAAGGTGTTCGGGTAAAGCGAAATCCACGCTGATCTCTCTTTCGTCCGCTAGGCGCCGTACAGGGTCTTCTTCCAGATCGTCGACAGTGTCCTGATGGCGTCCTCATCGCTGATCTGCAGCTCTGACCCGGGATTGCCCACCACCACGACGGTGAAGTTCTCGAACAGCAACGCGATCGCCGCGGCGATGTGCTCGGGGTCGAGGTCGCCGGCGTAGCCCTGCTCGATGGCCCGACGCACCGAACCGGCCACCATGTCCATGCCGAACCGGCGAAACGCGTGCTGCACCTTGGCGAACCGGGGCTGGGTGGCGCCCAGTTGCGCGACGGCGATCATGATGCCGATGTTCTGCTTGAACAGATTCCAGTAACCCGTCACCACCGTGGTGAAGTACTCGGTGTCCGCGGGGGAGTCGGGCAGCGGCACCCGGGTACCGGACGGCTCCACGATATCGTGCAGGAAGGATTCGGCCAGCGAGGCCAGCAGGTCTTCCTTGTCGTCGAAATAGCGGTAGAACACCGCCGAGGACTTGCCCGCCGCCGAGGTGATATCGGCCAGCGTGGTGCCGTGGAAACCGCGTTCGGCGAACAACTTCCGGGCCGCCAGTTCGATGGCTTCGCGGGTTTGTCGGCCTTTGGCGGTCAGGGCGTCGGCGGGTGTCATGTCAGGCCAGGATGCGATCACCGGCACGCAACAGCGCGCTGGGTAGCTGGTGGCCGACGGCGTCCTGCGCGACCTTGGCGGCCGCGATCGCGCGGTCCAGGTCGACGTCGACGTCGACATCGCTGTCCCGCAGCAGGTACACCAGATCCTCGGTGGCGATGTTGCCCGAGGCGCCGGGTGCGAACGGGCAGCCGCCGAGGCCACCGACGGCCGCGTCCAACCGGGTCACGCCGGCCTGCACGGCCGCGTAAGCGCTGGCCAGTCCGGCCCCGCGGGTGTTGTGGAAATGCGCCCCGAGCGGGATGTCCCCGATGAGCGGTTGCACCTGCGCGACCAGCGCGCCGACCCGCCGCGGCGTGGTGGTGCCGATGGTGTCGGCGATGGCGATCCGGTCCACACCCAGTTCGGTGGCGGCGGTGACGATGTCGAGCACCCGGGCCGGCGGTGTCGGACCGTCGAAGGGGCAGTCCCACGCGGTGGCGATGATGACCTCCACCGTGGCGTCGCCGTCGTGCGCGATGCGTGCCACGTCGGCGATGGCGGCCGTGGCCTCCGCGGTGTCGCGCCCCACGTTGGCGCGGCTGTGCGCGTCGGAAGCCGACACCACGTACTCGAGAGATCGCAACCCGGCCGCGACGGCCCGGTGGGCGCCGTTGGCGCTGGCCACCAGGGCGGAGAATTCGACGTCCGGGAACCGGTACAACTCGGCGGCCAGTTCGGCGGCGTCGGCCAGCGCGGGCACCTTGGACGGGGAGACGAAGGCGGTGGCCTCGATCTCGCGCACCCCGGTGGCGACGATCGCCTCCAGCAGTTCGATCTTGGCGGCCAACGGAATCGGGGTCTCGATCTGCAGGCCGTCACGCAGACACACCTCGCGGATGTCGACCTTCTTCGGCAGGTTCACAGGACCCCCTCGTCCTTGAGCGACCGGATCTCCTCGGAGGACAGCCCGAGCAGTCCGCCGTACACCTCGTCATTGTGCTGGCCGGGGCTGGCCGAACCCGCGTGGTGCACCGAGCCGGGAGACTCGGAGAGCACCGGGACGACGCCGGGCCCCTTGACGTTTCGCCCGATGCGCTCGTCGAAGTGATCGGCGATCATGCCGCGGGCCCGCAGCTGCGGGTCGGTGACCACCTCGGCCACGGTGTTGATCGGCCCGCTGATCACGCCGGCCTCCGACAGCGTGTCGATGATCTCGGCGGGTTGGCGCTGCGCCGCCCAGGCACCGATGATCGCATCCAGCTCGTCCTGATTGCGCCCGCGCGCAACGTGATCGGCGAAGCGCTCGTCGACGGCCAGCTCCGGGCGGCCCATCGCCGCGCAGAGCCGCCGGAACACGGTGTCCTGATTGGCGGCGATCACCACCCAGCTGCCGTTGGCGCTCTGATAGATGTTGGACGGCGCGATACCCTCCAGCCGGGTCCCCGACGGTCCGCGCACCACACCGCCGACGTCGTAGTCCGGGATCGTGGACTCCTGGATGGCCAGGCACGATTCGGTCAGCGCGGTGTCGACCACCTGTCCGACTCCGGTGACGGTGCGCCGGTACAGCGCCGCCAACGCGCCCTGGGCCGCGAACATCCCGGCCAGGCTGTCGCCGAGGGACAACGCCAGCCGCGGGGGCGGCCCGCCGGGGAAGCCGTTCATGTGCCGCAGCCCGCTGGCCGCCTCGGCGACCGAGGCGTAACCGGCCTTACCGGCGTCCGGGCCGGTCTGCCCGTACCCGGAGACCCGGACCAGGATGATGCCCTGGTTGCGGTCGCGCAGCACGTCGTAGCCCAGGCCCCACTTCTCCAGCGTGCCGGGGCGGAAGTTCTCCACGATGATGTCGGAGCGGTCCACCAGCTCCAGGAACAGCTCGCGGCCGCGCGGCGTGCGCAGATCCAGGGTGATGGCTTTCTTGTTGCGCGCGTGCACCGTCCAGAAGAAGTGGTGCCCGTCCAGTTCGGCCTGCCCCCAGGTGCGCAGCGGGTCGGGGGAGGTGGGCAGCTCGACCTTGAGCACCTCGGCCCCCATGTCGCCGAGCAGCCGGCCCGCGAACGGGCCGGAGATGAGGGTGCCCAGTTCGAGCACCCGGACGCCGTCCAAGGCTCCCGGCATCAGACCGAGAATCCGTGCCGGTGCAGCCAGTCGGTGCAGATGCCGACGGCCTGGCGCAACGTGTCGCGCTGGTCGGGTCCGGAGTAGTAGTGGTTGGCGCCGGGGATCTCGTACATCTCCTTGTCCGGATGTCCGATGGCCTGGAACAACCGGCGGGTGTGGCTCGGGGTGCACGCGTCGTCGGCCAGGTTGCCGATCACCAGCGCCGGAACCGCGATATCGGGACCGGCCTTCACCGCGTCACCATGGGCGTCGTCATAACTCCACTGTGACAGCCAGCTGCGCAGGGTGCAGAAGCGGGCGAGCCCCACCGGGCTCATGTTGACCACCCGCGGGTCGCCCAGATAACACTGGCCGGGGGTGCGTTCGTTGGGGTCGACGGTGGGATCCAGCCAGCGCGGGTCGGCCATGGTGCCGTGCACGACGAATGCGAACTCGTCATCCGGGCGGCCCTGTGCCTTCAGCTCGGCGAGCTTGTCCTTGACCCACTTGGTGATTCGCCGATTCCTGGCGGTCTGGGCCTGCCGGTAGCGCTCCAGGAACTCCGGGGTGTAGGGCGGCTGGTTCGGGTTGTCCGGGTTGTACAGGTCCAGCTCGGGATCACGCTGGGACGGGTCCTGCTCGTCGAGGATCGAGGCGTCCAGCCATTCGGTCATGGTGCCGTGCCGGCTGATGTGGGCGGCCAGCAGCATGATGCCGTCGGCCGGGATGAGGCCGAGGGTGGTCAGGTCGGGCCCGTCGCCGGACGGGCTGGCGGTGACCGTCGGGTGCTGGGCCTGCTGTTGGTAGAACACCGACAGTGAGCCGCCGCCGCTCCACCCGGCCAGTACCACCTTGGCGTAACCCAGCCGGTTCTTGGCGTCCTTGATGCACTCGCCGAGGTCTTCGACCACCTTCTCCATCAGCAAGGCGGAGTCGGTGCCGCGGAACCGGCTGTTGCAGTAGATGACGTGATGCCCGGCGCGGGCCAGCGCGTTGATCATCGGCAGGTAGGCACCGCCGCCGATCGGGTGCATGAACACCAGCACGGTATCTGATGGCTTCGTCTTCGGCCGCAGCAGATAGCTTTCCAGCACCACCAGCTCGGCGACGCCGCCGTACACATCACGGACCGACGAGTTGTTCTGGTAGGCAACCAGATATGGGATGCGGTCGTACTCGTGCTTGACGGGCTTCTCCACGGTGGTCACTAGTGCTGCCCCAGATCGTTGGCCAGGATGTCGGCGGACGGCACCAGCCGGCGCCGGGTGTCGATGGCGATCACCGACCAGTCCACCCGGTCGTAGTCGTCGAATTTGCGCCGGGCACGTTCGCGCGCCTTCTCCGGCGCGCCGTGGTGCACCCCTTGCGGCGCATGCGAAATCAGGCCGGGCGGCATGGGAATGCCGTACAGCGAGCCGGCGTGGAAGAAGGCGATCTCGTCGTAGTCGACGTTGCGGTGATACCACGGCGTGCGTTCGGTGCCCGGCACGCTCTCGGCCGGTTTGGGTAGGAAGTTCATCACGTAGACGCCGGTGGCCTGCATGAACAGGTGCACCGTCGGCGGCAGGTGCACGCTCTCGGAGGTGATGACGGTGTAGTCCGCGATGTTGAATGTGAACGGGAAGTTGTCCCCGCGCCACCCTTCCACGTCGAGTGGATGATGTTGGTAGAACAGCGAAGTCGGGCCGCCGTCATGGATCAGCCGGACCTCGTATTCGGCCCTGCCGTCGTCGTCGATCGGTTCCGGTTCGGGGATGGTGACCTGGGCCGGGTCGAACGGGAAGTGCCGGCCCAGGGTGCCCGGCGGCGGCACCCGGAAGTCGTCGGTGGCCTGGATCATCAGCCAGGTGCTCTCGGTGTCGGGCACCTGGCGGAAGGTGCAGGCCTTGGGCAGGTACACCCAGTCGCCCTCGCGGTAGCGCAGCGGCCCGAACTCGGTCTCCAGCAGACCCGTACCGGCGTGCACGAACAACAGCAGGTCGCCGTCGACGTAGCGGACGAAGAACGGCATCTCGGCGCTGCGCCGGCTCAGCAACACCTGGCAGTCGGCGTTGGAGAACAGCAGCAGGGGACCGCCGTGCGGATCGGTGGCGTCGGTGGGCTTGAGTTCGGACGACAGCACGTCGGTCGGGCGCAGCGGGCCGACGGCGCGGTAGGCGGTGGGGTCGTGACGCCGGTACATGTTGGCGGTGCGCCCGACGAAGCCGCCGCGGCCGAGCTCATCGTCTTTGAGACCGTCCAGATCGGCATGTACCCGTCTCGGGGTCTTGCCCTTGCGCAGGTGGACGAAGGATTCCATCTCGCTCCTCGATGATCGGACGGCGTAAAACTAAAAGTGACATTACTTTTTGTTTCGCGGGATCACAAGGGCCGCCGAGACTGAAGTCAGGGACGGTTCGCCGTCGAGATTCGTCCCTCACTTCAGTCTCGGGATCGATCAGGGCACCGGCACGCCCTCTTTGAGGAACTTCACGCTGGAGATGGAGCCATCGGGTTGCACCGCCAACCGGAACTGGCCGGGGCGCATCTGCATCTGCAGCGGCACGTTGACGATGGTCACGTCATCGCGGGGGATCGACTCGGGCTCGCCGTGCGACTGGAAGGCGCCGAACGTGCGTTGGTACATGTCCCAGGACTCCTGCAATGCCGTGGTGGGCAACAGCTTCTGCAGGGTCGGGTTGAATTGGGCCGCGGCGGCGGGGTAGTCGCCCCGCACGATCTCGTCCAGCGTGGTCAATGCGACCTGGTCCGGGGTGTCGGCGGCCATCGCCGGCGGCGCCACGGCACCCGCGCAGGCCAGGAGTGTCGAAACGGCGGCCGCCAACCCGAGAGTGTGTCGCTGCATGCGAATCACCCTATGCCTCACGGGCTCAGATCATCGACGTCCGTGGAATCTTCATGCCGAGGGCCAGTGCGCCGGCGAGTTCGCGGCTGGTGTCGTAGTCGAACACCACATGCCCGGCCAGCACGTCGACATCGCGTTTGAAGCGTTGCAGCGGACTGGACAGGAAGTGGATGCTGGCGCCGCCCGCGCCCAGCAGTTCGGTGATCATTGCCCGCGATTCGGCGACGATGTGGGCCGCGGCCAGCCGGGCCTGCGCGCGGACGGGCTTGTCGACGGTGTCGCCGCGCTGCACGACGGCCTCGATCTCGCCGACGGTGTCGGCGAGCAAGCCGTGCAGGGCCCGCAGCCGGACCTGTGCCCCGGCCAGGTGCGCCTGGGCGATCGGCTTGTCCTTCTGTACGACGCCCTCGTACGGCAGCACCCGTTCGGCCAGCCGGTCGGCGTACAGCCGGGTGACCCGCTCGGCGCTGCCCAGCGCCGGCATCGCGGCCAGCAGCGCCAGCGCCGGCACCATGGGCCAGCGGTAGGTGGCGACGTCGTGCAGGCCGGCGCCCGGCGCGGTGCCCGCGTAGATGTCGGTCACCTTGACCAGTCGATGCTCGGGCACGAACGCGTCGGTGACGATCGCGTCGTTGGAGCCGGTGGCCCGCGTCCCGTCGGTGTGCCAGATGTCGGCGACGGTGACCGCACTCATCGGCAGCAGCGCCAGCGCCGGGTAGGGCGCATCGTCCGGTCCGCAGAGGGCGGCCACGATGATCCAGTTGCCGTGCATCACCCCGGTGGCCCACGACCATCGCCCGGTCAGCCGGATGCCGCCGTCGACGGGCCGGCCCCGGCCGGTCGGGGCCAGCGGCGCGGGCGCCAGGAACGGCCTGCTGCCGAATGCCTCGTCCTGGGCCTGCTCGCCGAACAGCGCCAGCATCCAGTTGTGCAGCGTGAAGAAGCCGATGGTCCAGGCGCTCGACGTGCAGCCGTGCGCGAGCCGCCGGACCGGATCGAGGAGGGCCGGAAACGGGGCCTGCTGTCCTCCGTACCGGGCCGGAACCAGCAGATCGGTGAATCCGGACGCCAGCAGGTCCTCGAGCGTGGCATCGGGCAGCCGGCGCAGCGTTTCGGCCTCGGCGGCCCGGTCGGCGAGCGCGGCGACGAACTCATCGGTGATTCCGGGCTGCGTGCTCAACATGCCCGGACGCTACCATACTTTTTAGTATGGAAATCAGGTCGCGAGCATGAGATCCAGGAATCGTTCGCTGCGGGCGGCCTGGCCGGGGTGCGGCGTGGAGCCGGAGAGATGGAGTAACCCGATTCCCACGGCGAACGTCGCGTCGGCGCGCAGCTCGGCCTCGTCGGCGTCGAAGCCGTAGTCCAGGAAGGCGCGCCGCACCGCGGCCAGCACGCGGCGATCGGCGGCCCGCACGCTGGCGGCCACCGCCTCGTCGGTGCGTGCCCATTCGCGCATCGCTCGCTCCAGCGTCCAGTGCCGGGGGCTGATCAGCGCGGCCATCATGTGCCGCAGGCGATCGCGAGGAGGCAACGATCCGATCTCTTCCCAGGACCGGCGATCCGCGTCGCGCAGCTCACCCCAACCCTGGACAAGCGCTGTGCGATAGCTGGACATGCCCGTGAAGTGCCAGTAGAAACTGCCCTTCGTCACCTCGAGTCGGTGGCACAAACGGTCGATTTTCAGGGCT is a genomic window containing:
- a CDS encoding Rv3143 family two-component system response regulator; amino-acid sequence: MADTDAQVRILVYSSNPRTRDAVRSALGRRVHPDLPELSYLDVATAPMVVEQIADGDFGLAILDGEATPAGGLGLAKQLKDEVTDCPPILVLTGRADDAWLASWSRAEAAVPHPIDPIALGETVATLLRAGAV
- a CDS encoding YceI family protein, whose protein sequence is MTDTNWIGDWRLDPQRTRIEFHSPTFWGLAHVKGTFGGVTGSGRVAAAADGIDVTGRLDIDAASLKTGIGKRDTHLRSPDFFDVQRFPSITVVVHSGEVTGTGWVLLQATLSVKDTQRDLELATHVRSAGDGALRLQTTTTLNRLHYGVDGNLLGMMGEAVNIEATAVFVRQS
- a CDS encoding nuclear transport factor 2 family protein — encoded protein: MIADVANQLFGAIEAGDYAGVEALWAEDVAVWHSGDTHDNDRRRALKVIRWFLDRTTARRYEILDRQLFDGGFVQQHLLHAEVVTGGSIALRVCIVIKVGDDGLITRIDEYFDPADMAPLMA
- a CDS encoding class I SAM-dependent methyltransferase encodes the protein MRERFTAAYQTNTAPWVIGEPQPAIVELERSGVLHGRILDVGCGLGEHTILLTRLGYDVRGIDYVAEAIAQARRNAQDKGIDARFEVADALDLPADPSYDTIVDSALFHIFSDDDRPRYVASLHRACAPGGRVHVLALSDAGRGFGPQVGEATIRSAFGTGWELERLDTTTYRGVVGEAHAEPLGLPVGTVVDEPAWLATVRHL
- a CDS encoding DUF6285 domain-containing protein yields the protein MNLHYKPTAAELVAAVAEFLETEVRESGQLTDALNFQARVAANVLRMVERELLADATDTTAAAPLRALEELGFDDEAALAAAIRSGATGDEVLPALRALVAHRLAVAHPGYERE
- a CDS encoding phosphotransferase family protein, giving the protein MIDTQALPTALESVLGASRVADLRVLTGGASRATWAFTADDRPLILRTGPPDEIHAGMELEAAALRRAAAAGAPVPAVLAASNSTEPLGNPYLVCEFVEGETIVRKIARTLDGTSRAALLKQCAGALASIHRAEPDGIGLPMADPLQDARRQLDEMGDTTATFEYAFRWLEHHRPAPAPPVLVHGDFRMGNLIVDDGRLAAVLDWELTHLGAAAEDLAWFCIRAWRFGAPRELAAGGLGSIDDFVTAYQDADGAAIDRGALHWWLVLATLRWGVICRYQYERHRCGQTRSVELAAIGRRVCETEYDLLSLLAGQ
- a CDS encoding acyl-CoA dehydrogenase family protein, with protein sequence MDFALPEHLPGLLAEMDAFIEAEIKPLEREHMQYFDRRREFARTDLAGGGVPAREWEDLLDEMRRRADAAGWLRYGLPEEFGGRGGSNLDMAVIREHLAHKGLGLHNDLQDESSIVGNFPQVIMMSRFGTDAQKAEWVEAMLTGQRSMAFGLTEPNHGSDATWLETTAVRDGDGWIINGAKRWNTGVHRATHDLIFARTSGQDGSATGITAFLVPTDAPGFHVPYYWWTFNMPSDHGEVELTNVRVPDDAVLGEVDHGLEVGQTFLHENRIRQAASSLGAAQYCIDRAARYAGERVVFGKPLAVNQAVQWPLAELQTEAQMVRLLVYYVAWHLDRDHHMEVSDKVSMANYRANRLVCEAADRAMQIHGGIGYSRHEPFEHIYRHHRRYRITEGAEEIQIRRVAQRMLKFGRT
- a CDS encoding TetR/AcrR family transcriptional regulator, translating into MTPADALTAKGRQTREAIELAARKLFAERGFHGTTLADITSAAGKSSAVFYRYFDDKEDLLASLAESFLHDIVEPSGTRVPLPDSPADTEYFTTVVTGYWNLFKQNIGIMIAVAQLGATQPRFAKVQHAFRRFGMDMVAGSVRRAIEQGYAGDLDPEHIAAAIALLFENFTVVVVGNPGSELQISDEDAIRTLSTIWKKTLYGA
- a CDS encoding hydroxymethylglutaryl-CoA lyase; this encodes MNLPKKVDIREVCLRDGLQIETPIPLAAKIELLEAIVATGVREIEATAFVSPSKVPALADAAELAAELYRFPDVEFSALVASANGAHRAVAAGLRSLEYVVSASDAHSRANVGRDTAEATAAIADVARIAHDGDATVEVIIATAWDCPFDGPTPPARVLDIVTAATELGVDRIAIADTIGTTTPRRVGALVAQVQPLIGDIPLGAHFHNTRGAGLASAYAAVQAGVTRLDAAVGGLGGCPFAPGASGNIATEDLVYLLRDSDVDVDVDLDRAIAAAKVAQDAVGHQLPSALLRAGDRILA
- a CDS encoding CaiB/BaiF CoA transferase family protein → MPGALDGVRVLELGTLISGPFAGRLLGDMGAEVLKVELPTSPDPLRTWGQAELDGHHFFWTVHARNKKAITLDLRTPRGRELFLELVDRSDIIVENFRPGTLEKWGLGYDVLRDRNQGIILVRVSGYGQTGPDAGKAGYASVAEAASGLRHMNGFPGGPPPRLALSLGDSLAGMFAAQGALAALYRRTVTGVGQVVDTALTESCLAIQESTIPDYDVGGVVRGPSGTRLEGIAPSNIYQSANGSWVVIAANQDTVFRRLCAAMGRPELAVDERFADHVARGRNQDELDAIIGAWAAQRQPAEIIDTLSEAGVISGPINTVAEVVTDPQLRARGMIADHFDERIGRNVKGPGVVPVLSESPGSVHHAGSASPGQHNDEVYGGLLGLSSEEIRSLKDEGVL
- a CDS encoding alpha/beta hydrolase family protein; its protein translation is MTTVEKPVKHEYDRIPYLVAYQNNSSVRDVYGGVAELVVLESYLLRPKTKPSDTVLVFMHPIGGGAYLPMINALARAGHHVIYCNSRFRGTDSALLMEKVVEDLGECIKDAKNRLGYAKVVLAGWSGGGSLSVFYQQQAQHPTVTASPSGDGPDLTTLGLIPADGIMLLAAHISRHGTMTEWLDASILDEQDPSQRDPELDLYNPDNPNQPPYTPEFLERYRQAQTARNRRITKWVKDKLAELKAQGRPDDEFAFVVHGTMADPRWLDPTVDPNERTPGQCYLGDPRVVNMSPVGLARFCTLRSWLSQWSYDDAHGDAVKAGPDIAVPALVIGNLADDACTPSHTRRLFQAIGHPDKEMYEIPGANHYYSGPDQRDTLRQAVGICTDWLHRHGFSV
- a CDS encoding homogentisate 1,2-dioxygenase, yielding MESFVHLRKGKTPRRVHADLDGLKDDELGRGGFVGRTANMYRRHDPTAYRAVGPLRPTDVLSSELKPTDATDPHGGPLLLFSNADCQVLLSRRSAEMPFFVRYVDGDLLLFVHAGTGLLETEFGPLRYREGDWVYLPKACTFRQVPDTESTWLMIQATDDFRVPPPGTLGRHFPFDPAQVTIPEPEPIDDDGRAEYEVRLIHDGGPTSLFYQHHPLDVEGWRGDNFPFTFNIADYTVITSESVHLPPTVHLFMQATGVYVMNFLPKPAESVPGTERTPWYHRNVDYDEIAFFHAGSLYGIPMPPGLISHAPQGVHHGAPEKARERARRKFDDYDRVDWSVIAIDTRRRLVPSADILANDLGQH
- a CDS encoding DUF3887 domain-containing protein, producing MQRHTLGLAAAVSTLLACAGAVAPPAMAADTPDQVALTTLDEIVRGDYPAAAAQFNPTLQKLLPTTALQESWDMYQRTFGAFQSHGEPESIPRDDVTIVNVPLQMQMRPGQFRLAVQPDGSISSVKFLKEGVPVP